One Microbacterium sp. No. 7 genomic window carries:
- a CDS encoding FAD-dependent oxidoreductase, with protein sequence MSSPLNLRVAIVGSGPAGIYAGNILSNSVAEAGGTVAIDLFESLPAPYGLIRYGVAPDHPRIKGIVDSLHEMLNSGKIRLIGNVEVGKDIALDELHARYDAVILATGAIRDAALDIPGIDLPGSYGAADFVAWYDGHPDVPRTWPLDAAEVAVIGNGNVALDVARVLAKHGRDQRTTEVPDNVLEGLEGSAVTDVHVFGRRGPQDIKFTPIELRELGEVPDVDIVLYDEDFAYLEGFVPANNQLKVMLRTLDQWRKKPAGEASRRLHLHFYHAPVAVLGTDRVESLRFERTAPDAEGVVRSTGEVREIPVQAVYRAVGYYGTPVVGAPFDEKAGVVPNVEGRVTDAPFAGLYATGWIKRGPVGLIGHTKSDAMETITHLVADAQAGALEAPTVDADVLSLLAEREVAYTTWEGWLALDAHERHLGQTHQYARERVKVVPRDEQVERSLSGTLAQS encoded by the coding sequence ATGAGCTCACCCCTGAACCTGCGCGTCGCGATCGTCGGGTCCGGACCCGCCGGCATCTACGCGGGCAACATCCTCTCGAACTCGGTCGCCGAGGCCGGCGGCACCGTCGCGATCGACCTGTTCGAGTCGCTGCCCGCGCCGTACGGCCTCATCCGCTACGGCGTCGCGCCCGACCACCCGCGCATCAAGGGCATCGTCGACTCGCTGCACGAGATGCTCAACTCGGGCAAGATCCGCCTCATCGGCAACGTCGAGGTGGGCAAGGACATCGCTCTCGACGAGCTGCACGCACGCTACGACGCCGTCATCCTCGCGACGGGCGCGATCCGCGACGCGGCGCTCGACATCCCCGGCATCGACCTGCCGGGCTCCTACGGCGCCGCCGACTTCGTCGCCTGGTACGACGGCCACCCCGACGTGCCCCGCACCTGGCCGCTCGACGCCGCCGAGGTCGCCGTGATCGGCAACGGCAACGTCGCCCTCGACGTGGCGCGCGTGCTCGCCAAGCACGGCCGCGACCAGCGCACGACCGAGGTGCCCGACAACGTGCTGGAGGGCCTGGAGGGCTCGGCCGTCACCGACGTGCACGTCTTCGGCCGCCGCGGCCCGCAGGACATCAAGTTCACCCCGATCGAGCTGCGCGAGCTGGGCGAGGTGCCCGACGTCGACATCGTGCTGTACGACGAGGACTTCGCCTACCTGGAGGGCTTCGTGCCCGCCAACAACCAGCTCAAGGTCATGCTGCGCACGCTCGACCAGTGGCGCAAGAAGCCCGCGGGCGAGGCGAGCCGCCGCCTGCACCTGCACTTCTACCACGCGCCGGTCGCCGTGCTCGGCACCGACCGCGTCGAGAGCCTGCGCTTCGAGCGCACGGCGCCCGACGCCGAGGGCGTCGTCCGGAGCACGGGCGAGGTCCGCGAGATCCCCGTGCAGGCCGTGTACCGCGCCGTGGGCTACTACGGCACGCCCGTCGTCGGCGCCCCGTTCGACGAGAAGGCGGGCGTCGTGCCCAACGTCGAGGGCCGCGTCACCGACGCGCCCTTCGCGGGCCTGTACGCCACCGGCTGGATCAAGCGCGGCCCCGTGGGCCTCATCGGCCACACCAAGTCGGACGCGATGGAGACCATCACGCACCTCGTCGCCGACGCGCAGGCCGGCGCGCTCGAGGCGCCGACGGTCGACGCCGACGTGCTGTCACTCCTCGCCGAGCGCGAGGTCGCCTACACCACGTGGGAGGGCTGGCTCGCCCTCGACGCGCACGAGCGTCACCTGGGCCAGACGCACCAGTACGCGCGCGAGCGCGTGAAGGTCGTGCCCCGCGACGAGCAGGTCGAGCGCTCGCTCTCGGGGACCCTCGCGCAGAGCTGA
- a CDS encoding methyltransferase domain-containing protein, translated as MADAYTHGHHASVLRSHTWRTAENSAAYLLPRLRPGLRVLDIGSGPGTITADFAELVAPGEVLGVDAAASVVEKAIADTAERGLANLRFATGDAYALDLPDDAFDVVHAHQVLQHVTDPVAMLREMGRVTAPGGTIAVRDVDYEGVIFAPRSPELTEWLDLYLRVHRGTSGEPAAGRYLKTWARRAGFTDIACSASLWLFENAEDRAWWGGMWEERAVASAFADNALRLGLTDHAGLERISAGWRRWADDPDGWILLPHAEILVTVP; from the coding sequence ATGGCCGACGCATACACCCACGGACATCACGCGAGCGTGCTGCGCTCGCACACCTGGCGCACCGCCGAGAACTCGGCCGCGTACCTGCTGCCGCGCCTGCGGCCCGGCCTGCGCGTGCTCGACATCGGGTCGGGCCCCGGCACGATCACGGCCGACTTCGCCGAGCTCGTCGCGCCCGGCGAGGTGCTGGGCGTGGATGCCGCGGCATCCGTCGTCGAGAAGGCGATCGCCGACACGGCGGAGCGCGGGCTCGCGAACCTGCGCTTCGCGACGGGCGACGCGTACGCCCTCGACCTGCCCGACGACGCCTTCGACGTCGTGCACGCCCATCAGGTGCTGCAGCACGTGACCGACCCCGTCGCGATGCTGCGGGAGATGGGCCGCGTGACCGCGCCGGGCGGCACGATCGCGGTGCGCGACGTCGACTACGAGGGCGTCATCTTCGCGCCCCGCTCCCCCGAGCTGACCGAGTGGCTCGACCTCTACCTGCGGGTGCACCGCGGCACCAGCGGCGAGCCCGCCGCCGGCCGCTATCTCAAGACCTGGGCGCGCCGGGCGGGGTTCACCGACATCGCGTGCTCCGCCTCGCTGTGGCTGTTCGAGAACGCCGAGGACCGCGCCTGGTGGGGCGGGATGTGGGAGGAGCGCGCCGTCGCGTCGGCCTTCGCCGACAACGCCCTGCGCCTCGGCCTCACCGACCACGCGGGCCTGGAGCGCATCTCGGCAGGCTGGCGCCGCTGGGCCGACGACCCCGACGGCTGGATCCTGCTGCCGCATGCCGAGATCCTCGTCACGGTGCCGTGA
- a CDS encoding biliverdin-producing heme oxygenase, which yields MAEFTPFSTTLRERSHGAHSDSEHAGFMADLMRGKGTRDDYIALVAQHWFIYDALEDAASAMANDPVASLFISDKLTRLPALEADLAFLLGDDWRTRISPLPTTERYVARIREVASTWPGGFVAHHYTRYLGDLSGGQFIGKIMARQFGFETNGIGFYIFSEIADPRAFKDVYREQLDTAPWDAAEQERVIDEVLLAYRFNTELFVDLAADKAARAA from the coding sequence ATGGCCGAGTTCACCCCGTTCTCCACTACACTGCGCGAGCGCTCCCACGGCGCCCACTCCGACAGCGAGCACGCCGGCTTCATGGCCGACCTCATGCGCGGCAAGGGCACCCGTGACGACTACATCGCCCTGGTCGCGCAGCACTGGTTCATCTACGACGCGCTCGAAGACGCCGCGTCGGCCATGGCGAACGACCCCGTGGCATCCCTCTTCATCAGCGACAAGCTCACGCGACTGCCCGCGCTCGAGGCCGACCTCGCCTTCCTGCTCGGCGACGACTGGCGCACGCGCATCTCGCCGCTGCCGACGACCGAGCGCTATGTCGCCCGCATCCGCGAGGTGGCGTCGACGTGGCCCGGCGGCTTCGTGGCGCACCACTACACGCGCTACCTCGGCGACCTGTCGGGCGGCCAGTTCATCGGCAAGATCATGGCGCGGCAGTTCGGCTTCGAGACGAACGGCATCGGCTTCTACATCTTCAGCGAGATCGCCGACCCCCGCGCCTTCAAGGACGTCTACCGCGAGCAGCTCGACACGGCCCCATGGGATGCCGCGGAGCAGGAGCGCGTGATCGACGAGGTGCTGCTCGCCTACCGCTTCAACACCGAGCTCTTCGTCGACCTCGCCGCCGACAAGGCCGCCCGCGCCGCCTGA
- the dcd gene encoding dCTP deaminase, producing the protein MLLSDRDIRAELAAGRIGLDPFDPAMVQPSSIDVRLDRYFRLFDNHKYPFIDPAEDQPDLTRLIEVAPDEPFILHPGEFALGATFEQVSLPDDVAARLEGKSSLGRLGLITHSTAGFIDPGFTGHVTLELANVATLPIKLWPGMKIGQFCFFRLTSPAESPYGSGAYGNRYQGQRGPTASRSFQNFHRTDVGVSDAGATGA; encoded by the coding sequence GTGCTGCTCTCCGACCGCGACATCCGGGCCGAGCTCGCCGCCGGCCGCATCGGCCTCGACCCCTTCGACCCCGCGATGGTGCAGCCCTCGAGCATCGACGTGCGGCTCGACCGGTACTTCCGGCTGTTCGACAACCACAAGTATCCGTTCATCGACCCGGCCGAGGACCAGCCCGACCTCACGCGCCTCATCGAGGTCGCGCCCGACGAGCCGTTCATCCTGCATCCCGGCGAGTTCGCGCTCGGCGCGACGTTCGAGCAGGTGTCGCTCCCCGACGACGTCGCGGCCCGTCTGGAGGGCAAGAGCTCGCTCGGCCGCCTCGGCCTCATCACGCACTCGACCGCGGGGTTCATCGACCCGGGGTTCACGGGGCACGTCACGCTCGAGCTCGCGAACGTCGCGACCCTGCCGATCAAGCTCTGGCCGGGCATGAAGATCGGCCAGTTCTGCTTCTTCCGCCTCACCTCGCCCGCCGAGAGCCCCTACGGCTCGGGCGCGTACGGCAACCGCTACCAGGGGCAGCGCGGCCCCACGGCATCCCGCTCGTTCCAGAACTTCCACCGCACCGACGTCGGCGTGAGCGACGCGGGCGCCACCGGCGCCTGA
- a CDS encoding ATP-dependent DNA helicase, producing the protein MTARALSPEQEELFRRIETTRDHVFVTGRAGTGKSTLLQHLAWNTDKQIAVCAPTGVAALNVEGQTIHSLFRLPIGLIADSELDQTDATRRILNAIDTLVIDEISMVNADVMDAIDRALRQARRRRSEPFGGVQVVMFGDPYQLSPVPPRGDELRYIRDHYRSFWFFDAQVWAGPRGDGGTIRSDGLLDLGRVGAPLHIAELRDIHRQSDPAFKAMLNAVRHGVVTADIAGLLNAAGARPVPEPVEGEAPIITLATRNDIVSRINQRHLDALPGPVQTARADISGDFGRGDAAYPAEPELQLKVGAQVMFLRNDVGGGYGGDGPRWVNGSIGTVTRIAGGTVRVELDGEEHDVEPAVWERFRYAYDAGSRKLTREIVAEFTQFPLRLAWAVTIHKSQGKTYERAVVDLGSGAFAPGQTYVALSRLTSIDGLYLSRPLRPADILVDADVRRFMASVPR; encoded by the coding sequence ATGACCGCGCGCGCCCTCTCCCCCGAGCAGGAGGAGCTGTTCCGGCGCATCGAGACGACGCGCGACCACGTCTTCGTCACGGGCCGCGCCGGCACGGGCAAGTCGACCCTTCTGCAGCACCTCGCCTGGAACACCGACAAGCAGATCGCCGTGTGCGCGCCGACGGGCGTCGCGGCGCTCAACGTCGAGGGGCAGACGATCCACTCGCTGTTCCGGCTGCCGATCGGGCTCATCGCCGACAGCGAGCTCGACCAGACCGACGCGACCCGCCGCATCCTCAACGCGATCGACACGCTCGTGATCGACGAGATCTCCATGGTCAACGCCGACGTGATGGATGCCATCGACCGCGCCCTGCGGCAGGCGCGCCGCCGCCGCTCCGAGCCGTTCGGCGGCGTGCAGGTCGTGATGTTCGGAGATCCCTATCAGCTGTCGCCCGTGCCGCCGCGCGGCGACGAGCTGCGCTACATCCGCGACCACTACCGCTCGTTCTGGTTCTTCGACGCGCAGGTGTGGGCGGGGCCGCGCGGCGACGGCGGCACGATCCGCTCCGACGGCCTGCTCGACCTCGGCCGCGTCGGGGCGCCCCTGCACATCGCGGAGCTGCGCGACATCCACCGGCAGTCCGATCCCGCGTTCAAGGCGATGCTCAACGCCGTGCGGCACGGCGTCGTCACGGCCGACATCGCCGGGTTGCTGAACGCGGCGGGCGCGCGGCCGGTGCCCGAGCCCGTCGAGGGCGAGGCGCCCATCATCACGCTCGCGACCCGCAACGACATCGTGAGCCGCATCAACCAGCGTCATCTCGACGCGCTGCCGGGACCGGTGCAGACGGCGCGCGCCGACATCAGCGGCGACTTCGGCCGGGGTGACGCGGCGTACCCCGCCGAGCCCGAGCTGCAGCTCAAGGTGGGCGCGCAGGTGATGTTCCTGCGCAACGACGTGGGGGGCGGCTACGGCGGCGACGGACCGCGCTGGGTCAACGGCTCGATCGGCACCGTCACCCGCATCGCGGGCGGCACCGTGCGCGTCGAGCTCGACGGCGAGGAGCACGACGTCGAGCCGGCCGTGTGGGAGCGGTTCCGCTACGCCTACGACGCGGGGTCGCGCAAGCTCACGCGGGAGATCGTCGCGGAGTTCACGCAGTTCCCGCTGCGGCTCGCGTGGGCCGTCACGATCCACAAGTCGCAGGGCAAGACGTACGAGCGCGCCGTCGTCGACCTCGGCTCCGGCGCCTTCGCGCCCGGCCAGACCTACGTCGCCCTCTCGCGGCTCACGTCGATCGACGGCCTCTACCTCTCACGCCCCCTGCGCCCCGCCGACATCCTCGTCGACGCCGACGTACGCCGCTTCATGGCATCCGTCCCCCGCTGA
- a CDS encoding helix-turn-helix transcriptional regulator, with translation MTSLAPVPDVQQDAALEHVLGGIAIRVRHQRRITALRDEAIAIEPHDLTVGYVVAGSVRLRSAGRTGCDLSASTGIRAGEHGIRETLSAGDALITNGRHPASLAIDAGSGILLSRLRLDEHAAHVADLLPSAAWVRGFAEHEPGAAALALHMGVDGDGCPSRDGDLVICRTMATTLLQSVIRAWSTLGCAPDGWPAGSGDAFLDRVADAVRADPGRDWTVDALASVGAMSRTVFAERFRAAFGLSPAQFVTDVRMRAARRLLAEGGSIGDVARELGYGSDEGFSRAFRRHAGLTPSAWRTSRALDRT, from the coding sequence GTGACCTCCCTCGCGCCCGTGCCCGACGTGCAGCAGGATGCCGCGCTCGAGCACGTGCTCGGCGGCATCGCGATCCGCGTGCGTCATCAGCGCCGCATCACGGCCCTGCGCGACGAGGCGATCGCGATCGAGCCGCACGACCTGACCGTCGGCTACGTCGTGGCGGGATCGGTGCGGCTGCGCAGCGCGGGCCGCACCGGCTGTGACCTTAGCGCGAGCACGGGCATCCGCGCCGGGGAGCACGGCATCCGCGAGACCCTGTCGGCCGGCGACGCGCTGATCACGAACGGCCGCCACCCGGCATCCCTCGCGATCGACGCGGGCTCCGGCATCCTGCTCTCGCGGCTGCGCCTCGACGAGCACGCCGCGCACGTCGCCGATCTGCTGCCGAGCGCCGCGTGGGTGCGCGGCTTCGCCGAGCACGAGCCCGGCGCGGCCGCCCTCGCGCTGCACATGGGCGTCGACGGCGACGGATGCCCGAGCCGTGACGGCGACCTCGTGATCTGCCGCACGATGGCGACGACGCTGCTGCAGTCGGTGATCCGCGCGTGGAGCACGCTGGGCTGCGCGCCCGACGGCTGGCCCGCGGGCAGCGGCGACGCCTTCCTCGACCGGGTCGCCGACGCCGTGCGCGCCGACCCGGGACGCGACTGGACCGTCGACGCGCTCGCGAGCGTCGGCGCCATGTCGCGCACGGTGTTCGCCGAGCGGTTCCGCGCCGCGTTCGGCCTCTCGCCCGCGCAGTTCGTCACCGACGTAAGGATGCGGGCGGCGCGACGCCTGCTCGCGGAGGGCGGCAGCATCGGCGACGTGGCGCGCGAGCTGGGCTACGGCTCCGACGAGGGCTTCAGCCGCGCGTTCCGCCGGCACGCCGGGCTCACGCCGTCGGCCTGGCGCACCTCGCGGGCGCTCGACCGCACGTAG
- a CDS encoding serine hydrolase domain-containing protein, which translates to MPRTRRARWAAAVGGAIALALSATACAPTASVTVIPDTAVTGALDASTADRLRAVVEHAMEATGSTGAVVGVWVPWAGNWVEAFGTSGPGGSAVSVDMAFPVANMTRPMTCDVLYGMVADGRVALDDPVTRWVPSVPSLGEEVTLGQLCDSTSGIGSFAPQLGPRWIANPSRSWPAAELVAFGMGNKTGLEPGATYRDSDTGYVLLALALQKASGDSIDDLLRHYVFEPLEMTTATLLDALEEPVAHIGGLYSPTVDGQVDCASPLDMSDLSPSATHAAGGVTASVEDLGRYLRALAQGTRPYDSDARFDEPLPTYNGAPAWYTAAGGAMQFGSLVGQFGAVPGAIVGAAADRATGMTVVVMLNNSRAGGDVGAYALWQLAAIAAKAPASSGSAADVALPWTAEQFAGSIDQAAVCPTS; encoded by the coding sequence ATGCCGCGCACGCGTCGTGCCAGGTGGGCTGCCGCTGTCGGGGGAGCCATCGCCCTGGCCCTCTCTGCGACGGCGTGCGCGCCCACGGCATCCGTCACGGTCATTCCCGACACCGCGGTGACGGGCGCCCTCGACGCGTCGACCGCCGACCGGCTGCGCGCCGTCGTGGAGCACGCGATGGAGGCGACGGGCTCGACCGGCGCCGTCGTGGGCGTGTGGGTGCCGTGGGCGGGCAACTGGGTCGAGGCGTTCGGCACGAGCGGGCCCGGCGGCTCCGCCGTGAGCGTCGACATGGCGTTCCCCGTCGCGAACATGACGAGGCCCATGACGTGCGACGTGCTGTACGGCATGGTCGCCGACGGCCGCGTGGCGCTCGACGACCCCGTGACGCGCTGGGTGCCGAGCGTGCCGAGCCTCGGCGAGGAGGTCACGCTCGGGCAGCTGTGCGACAGCACGAGCGGCATCGGATCGTTCGCCCCGCAGCTCGGCCCGCGCTGGATCGCCAACCCGTCGCGCTCGTGGCCGGCCGCCGAGCTCGTCGCATTCGGCATGGGCAACAAGACGGGCCTGGAGCCCGGCGCGACCTACCGCGACTCCGACACCGGCTACGTGCTGCTCGCGCTCGCGCTGCAGAAGGCCTCGGGCGACTCGATCGACGACCTCCTGCGCCACTACGTGTTCGAGCCCCTGGAGATGACGACGGCCACGCTGCTCGACGCGCTGGAGGAGCCCGTCGCGCACATCGGCGGACTCTACTCGCCGACCGTCGACGGCCAGGTCGACTGTGCGAGCCCGCTCGACATGTCCGACCTGTCGCCGTCCGCGACGCACGCGGCGGGCGGGGTGACCGCGAGCGTCGAGGACCTCGGCCGCTACCTGCGCGCGCTCGCGCAGGGCACCCGCCCCTACGACTCCGACGCGCGGTTCGACGAGCCGCTGCCCACCTACAACGGCGCGCCCGCGTGGTACACCGCGGCGGGCGGGGCCATGCAGTTCGGCTCGCTCGTCGGCCAGTTCGGCGCGGTCCCCGGCGCGATCGTCGGCGCCGCGGCCGACCGGGCCACCGGCATGACGGTCGTCGTGATGCTGAACAACTCGCGCGCCGGGGGCGACGTCGGCGCGTATGCCCTGTGGCAGCTCGCGGCGATCGCGGCGAAGGCACCGGCATCCTCGGGCTCGGCGGCCGACGTCGCGCTGCCGTGGACAGCGGAGCAGTTCGCGGGATCCATCGACCAGGCCGCCGTCTGCCCGACATCGTGA
- a CDS encoding MFS transporter, translating to MTTTAPIPTVPADRSAPPRLRYGALIAMMAMSFLLVTAEFLPNGLLTEIADELGVTPGAAGQLVTVTALVGLVVAPTVGLALPRLDRRTLLVWMALAAALSNAIVAIAPNLPLMLLARVLLGAALSAFWTMSISVAARIAGPERLGRAVMFTTAGTSLATVAGVPVGVMLGELMSWRAVFVLAALATAALAVALRMLLPRVPAENAARLSVLAETLRRPGVALALGGHVLVVLGHFIAYTYVRLALERVQADGIPVDASTIVVLLAVFGVGGLLGNLVIGVVIDRTFRPLAVASPLVIAVTVVLMIVGSGMPWVVGVAAFVWGFFFSSWLIIVNTWVGHRLPDRLEAGGSLVVVGFQAAIMLAAGAGGALVDAVGVTVVYPIGAAVLVGGAVLFGLSDRAERA from the coding sequence ATGACCACGACCGCGCCGATCCCGACCGTCCCCGCCGACCGCTCCGCCCCGCCCCGGCTGCGCTATGGCGCGCTGATCGCGATGATGGCGATGAGCTTCCTGCTCGTCACGGCCGAGTTCCTGCCGAACGGCCTGCTCACCGAGATCGCGGACGAGCTGGGCGTGACCCCGGGCGCCGCCGGCCAGCTCGTGACCGTCACCGCCCTCGTGGGGCTCGTCGTCGCGCCGACGGTCGGGCTCGCGCTGCCGCGCCTCGACCGGCGCACGCTGCTCGTGTGGATGGCGCTCGCCGCGGCGCTGTCGAACGCGATCGTCGCGATCGCGCCGAACCTGCCGCTCATGCTGCTCGCCCGCGTGCTGCTGGGCGCCGCGCTCTCGGCCTTCTGGACCATGTCGATCAGCGTCGCGGCGCGCATCGCGGGCCCCGAGCGGCTGGGGCGCGCGGTCATGTTCACGACGGCAGGCACGTCGCTCGCGACGGTGGCGGGCGTGCCGGTGGGGGTCATGCTCGGCGAGCTGATGAGCTGGCGGGCGGTGTTCGTGCTCGCCGCGCTCGCGACGGCGGCGCTCGCCGTGGCCCTGCGGATGCTGCTGCCGCGCGTGCCGGCCGAGAACGCCGCGCGGCTGTCGGTGCTGGCCGAGACGCTGCGCCGGCCCGGCGTCGCGCTCGCGCTGGGCGGCCACGTGCTCGTCGTGCTGGGACATTTCATCGCCTACACGTACGTGCGGCTCGCCCTCGAGCGGGTGCAGGCGGACGGCATCCCCGTCGACGCGTCGACGATCGTCGTGCTGCTCGCGGTGTTCGGCGTGGGCGGGCTGCTCGGCAACCTCGTGATCGGCGTCGTCATCGACCGCACGTTCCGGCCGCTCGCGGTCGCGAGCCCGCTCGTGATCGCCGTGACGGTCGTGCTGATGATCGTGGGGTCCGGGATGCCGTGGGTCGTCGGCGTCGCGGCCTTCGTGTGGGGCTTCTTCTTCTCGTCGTGGCTGATCATCGTCAACACGTGGGTCGGCCATCGCCTGCCCGACCGGCTGGAGGCCGGCGGCAGCCTCGTCGTGGTCGGCTTCCAGGCCGCGATCATGCTCGCGGCGGGCGCGGGCGGCGCCCTCGTGGATGCCGTGGGCGTCACGGTCGTGTATCCGATCGGCGCCGCGGTGCTGGTGGGCGGGGCGGTGCTGTTCGGCCTCTCGGACCGGGCGGAGCGGGCGTGA
- a CDS encoding DUF2470 domain-containing protein gives MAHTFDDGTLRGVTGHMNNDHSDDNVLIARAFSPLADVIRAEMVTFDGEAGQWHVITADGSEDVIRVPWPGGPITERPEVRREIVALYDAACARLGVTPRPHS, from the coding sequence ATGGCGCACACCTTCGACGACGGCACGCTGCGCGGCGTGACCGGACACATGAACAACGACCACAGCGACGACAACGTGCTCATCGCCCGCGCGTTCTCGCCGCTCGCCGACGTCATCCGTGCCGAGATGGTGACGTTCGACGGCGAGGCCGGCCAGTGGCACGTGATCACGGCCGACGGCAGCGAGGACGTCATCCGCGTGCCGTGGCCCGGCGGCCCCATCACCGAGCGCCCGGAGGTGCGCCGCGAGATCGTCGCCCTCTACGACGCGGCGTGCGCGCGCCTGGGCGTCACCCCGCGCCCGCACAGCTGA
- the cobA gene encoding uroporphyrinogen-III C-methyltransferase encodes MTGFVSLVGAGPGDPGLLTLRGLRALQEADVIVADRLGARAVLDGLAAEGVTLDAEIVDVGKTPGHHAVPQDAINELLVTLAQDGKRVVRLKGGDPYVFGRGAEELEHCRAHGVDAEIVPGVTSAIAVPAIAGIPLTHRGIATSFTVVTGHDQIGEIGGGRDHTVVLLMGVGTLAHSAMVLARGERGADCPVAVVEDGFGDGQRVTIGTLASIAHQAARRKVRSPAVVVVGDVVALSVYAPEELRASVPASS; translated from the coding sequence ATGACCGGATTCGTCTCGCTCGTGGGCGCCGGCCCCGGGGATCCCGGGCTGCTCACGCTGCGCGGCCTGCGCGCCCTGCAGGAGGCCGACGTCATCGTCGCCGACCGGCTCGGCGCACGCGCCGTGCTCGACGGCCTCGCGGCCGAGGGCGTCACGCTCGACGCCGAGATCGTCGACGTCGGCAAGACGCCCGGCCACCACGCCGTGCCGCAGGACGCCATCAACGAGCTGCTCGTGACGCTGGCGCAGGACGGCAAGCGCGTCGTGCGGCTCAAGGGCGGCGACCCCTACGTCTTCGGGCGCGGCGCCGAGGAGCTTGAGCACTGCCGGGCGCACGGCGTCGACGCGGAGATCGTGCCGGGCGTGACGAGCGCCATCGCGGTGCCCGCGATCGCCGGCATCCCGCTCACGCATCGCGGCATCGCCACGTCGTTCACGGTCGTGACCGGTCACGACCAGATCGGCGAGATCGGCGGCGGCCGCGACCACACCGTCGTGCTGCTCATGGGCGTCGGCACCCTCGCGCACTCCGCGATGGTGCTCGCCCGCGGCGAGCGCGGCGCCGACTGCCCCGTCGCGGTCGTCGAGGACGGCTTCGGCGACGGGCAGCGCGTCACGATCGGCACGCTCGCGTCGATCGCCCACCAGGCCGCACGCCGCAAGGTGCGCTCTCCCGCCGTCGTCGTCGTGGGCGACGTCGTCGCGCTGAGCGTCTATGCGCCCGAAGAGCTGCGTGCTTCCGTGCCGGCATCCAGCTGA
- a CDS encoding EamA family transporter, with translation MSPRSASAVLFVVAGLACQEVGAALAYLLFPQAGPLGMVCLRLAFSALILLAIARPRLRGLTRADVTAVLWFGLVLAVMNGLFYLALERLALGVTVTIEVLGPLVLSIVASRRASAWLWAGLAFAGVVALGGGGWDRLDPLGVLFATGAAASWAFYILASARVGARFRGLDGLALAMAAGALVSLPFGIWDAGAALLRVDILALGAAVALLSSTIPYALELIALRRLPASAFAVLMSLAPATAAIAGFVLLGQGMTWLEAAGIALVIVASMGAVRGARQGDAVGGP, from the coding sequence ATGAGCCCGCGGTCGGCCTCGGCGGTGCTCTTCGTCGTCGCGGGCCTCGCGTGCCAGGAGGTCGGCGCCGCGCTCGCGTACCTGCTGTTCCCGCAGGCGGGACCGCTCGGCATGGTGTGCCTGCGACTCGCGTTCTCGGCCCTCATCCTGCTCGCGATCGCGCGCCCGCGTCTGCGCGGGCTCACCCGTGCCGACGTGACCGCCGTGCTCTGGTTCGGCCTCGTGCTCGCCGTGATGAACGGGCTGTTCTACCTGGCGCTCGAGCGGCTCGCGCTCGGCGTCACGGTCACGATCGAGGTGCTCGGCCCGCTGGTGCTGTCGATCGTCGCGAGCCGCCGCGCGTCGGCGTGGCTGTGGGCGGGCCTCGCGTTCGCGGGCGTCGTCGCGCTCGGCGGAGGCGGCTGGGACCGGCTCGACCCGCTCGGCGTGCTGTTCGCGACCGGCGCCGCGGCGTCGTGGGCGTTCTACATCCTCGCCTCGGCCCGCGTGGGCGCGCGGTTCCGCGGCCTCGACGGGCTCGCGCTCGCGATGGCGGCCGGCGCGCTCGTGTCGCTCCCGTTCGGCATCTGGGATGCCGGTGCCGCGCTGCTGCGCGTCGACATCCTCGCGCTCGGGGCGGCCGTCGCGCTGCTGTCGTCGACGATCCCCTACGCGCTCGAGCTCATCGCCCTGCGCCGGCTGCCGGCATCCGCCTTCGCCGTGCTCATGAGCCTCGCGCCGGCCACCGCCGCGATCGCGGGCTTCGTGCTGCTGGGACAGGGCATGACGTGGCTGGAGGCAGCGGGCATCGCGCTCGTGATCGTCGCGTCGATGGGCGCGGTGCGGGGCGCCCGGCAGGGGGACGCGGTCGGCGGGCCGTGA